One Sulfurirhabdus autotrophica DNA window includes the following coding sequences:
- a CDS encoding alpha/beta fold hydrolase, whose protein sequence is MINIKVNVYLLLLFAGFSLLPSISKAQIVDLNITSKITATADYREGKTGFPAVILIHGFLQTRESPTIRRLADELASNGYTTLSPTLTLGITKRAQSLGCEAIHKHIMEDDKKEISLWVEWLNSKKQKNIVLIGHSRANNVILSYLNETPDQSVKKGILISLPDDDFTSTAQDRQKMVAFAKQNLKNSPNTLAPYKIAFCDKYMATPESYLSFFGYSRNVVLNSIKTSKKPIEVILGNKDERMMKDWPDQVKESGASISVINDANHFFSDQAEFELNDVVMKSLRSLQVRR, encoded by the coding sequence TTGATCAACATCAAAGTTAATGTTTACCTGCTACTCCTATTCGCTGGTTTTTCTCTCCTCCCAAGTATTTCCAAAGCGCAGATAGTAGATTTAAATATTACATCTAAAATTACTGCAACGGCTGATTACCGAGAGGGCAAAACAGGTTTTCCGGCCGTCATTCTGATTCACGGGTTCCTGCAAACGCGTGAATCACCAACCATACGCCGACTGGCCGATGAATTGGCCAGTAATGGTTACACTACACTTTCACCTACCTTAACGCTAGGCATTACCAAACGTGCTCAAAGTTTGGGCTGTGAAGCCATTCACAAACACATCATGGAAGATGATAAAAAAGAAATTTCGCTGTGGGTAGAATGGCTTAATTCCAAAAAACAAAAGAATATTGTCTTGATTGGACACAGTCGGGCAAACAATGTCATTCTGTCTTATTTAAACGAAACTCCAGATCAATCTGTAAAAAAAGGAATATTGATCAGCTTACCGGATGATGACTTTACCAGCACGGCTCAGGACCGGCAGAAAATGGTTGCATTTGCAAAGCAAAATCTTAAAAACAGCCCCAATACGCTTGCCCCTTATAAAATAGCATTCTGTGATAAATATATGGCCACACCGGAAAGTTATTTATCCTTTTTTGGTTACTCGCGTAATGTCGTTTTAAATTCAATCAAGACCAGTAAAAAGCCAATTGAAGTTATTTTAGGCAATAAAGATGAACGTATGATGAAAGACTGGCCAGACCAGGTTAAAGAAAGTGGCGCTTCTATTTCTGTGATTAATGATGCCAATCATTTTTTTAGCGACCAGGCAGAATTTGAATTAAATGATGTGGTAATGAAATCATTACGTTCATTGCAAGTAAGGCGTTAA
- a CDS encoding putative bifunctional diguanylate cyclase/phosphodiesterase, producing MKFKGRFLPLSIRHYAFAFFVIIGVFITFIAILMRYEIQSLNEETSIKNKKSAQQEISEAITQLDSDFQKYALAASKWDELRQQFYDPSYYRYWRNSRALSAGVFPEHLEIVELYNTRGESFTKDLKGEASMPLKITKADIGLTLKKEALHDHLYYFFPVWSDEDHQFLLGYAGFKIDFLAQIQRLKKFRFLDINSISLNSAPGYRLLATDIVSRLKYNLISDETNNQLENVMSMTLYRVISVIILTSILAYFFVNHFLAKPLRQISKSIDSTHDEHGHILQITSRDRFAVAELEKVRKSLNDYQKNLDAMHLSLEDSHNELWTLAHHDPLTSVYNRRAFEDDWYEQLKNSGASQKQATFLLFDCDHFKAINDTYGHQIGDLVIQGIAKTLQAALRTGDRLYRLGGDEFATILFNTDIAAAEKIAQRCFAFIAEFDFTELGIHEPVKISIGMAYEKDLSVDDLSVLHKQADLAMYHAKRPGQKNISIYSEEMSQSHESVVSNKETHAVYEAIASIDMLQMHYQMIARLPAENCDYYEALVRIQDKGILIMPSGIFPVVERRRLEVEFDLAILERIRRDLENKVIPSGTGVSMNVSGPGIVNEDVTKKLLEFEPFFKEYKLVLEVTETALITQITHASANLNKLRKIGFLIALDDFGSGYSSLRYLSNMPVDLIKFDISMIRSLERNDRQSIIVENLAKLLISAGYNLVAEGIETKSLLDKVIALGFTHAQGYYLGRPQAFEHTTQLLTKNG from the coding sequence ATGAAATTTAAAGGCCGTTTTCTCCCCCTTTCCATCAGGCATTATGCATTCGCATTTTTTGTCATCATCGGGGTATTCATTACGTTCATCGCTATTCTGATGCGTTACGAAATACAATCACTCAATGAAGAAACATCAATCAAAAATAAAAAATCTGCCCAACAGGAAATATCAGAAGCAATCACCCAACTTGATTCGGACTTTCAGAAATATGCATTAGCTGCGAGCAAATGGGACGAACTACGTCAACAATTTTACGATCCCAGTTATTACAGATACTGGCGAAATTCCCGTGCATTAAGCGCAGGTGTTTTCCCGGAACACCTTGAAATAGTGGAGTTATATAATACAAGAGGTGAGAGCTTTACCAAAGATTTGAAAGGTGAGGCTTCGATGCCTTTAAAAATAACAAAGGCTGATATCGGGTTGACGTTAAAAAAAGAAGCCCTTCATGACCATCTCTATTATTTTTTCCCAGTCTGGTCAGACGAAGATCACCAGTTCCTGCTTGGATATGCTGGTTTCAAGATAGATTTCCTTGCTCAGATTCAAAGATTGAAAAAATTTCGCTTTCTTGACATTAATTCTATATCGCTAAATTCAGCGCCCGGCTACCGTTTGCTCGCAACAGATATTGTTTCTCGCCTGAAATACAACTTGATTAGCGATGAAACAAATAATCAACTTGAAAACGTCATGTCAATGACGCTTTATCGCGTAATCAGTGTCATTATTCTGACATCCATTCTGGCTTATTTCTTTGTGAACCACTTTTTGGCAAAGCCTTTGCGCCAGATATCCAAAAGCATTGACAGCACGCATGACGAACATGGCCATATATTGCAAATCACCTCGCGTGACAGATTTGCTGTAGCTGAACTTGAAAAAGTACGTAAATCATTAAATGATTACCAGAAAAATCTTGATGCAATGCATCTCAGCCTGGAAGATTCTCATAACGAACTCTGGACGCTCGCGCACCATGACCCGCTAACCAGTGTCTATAACCGGAGAGCTTTTGAAGATGACTGGTATGAGCAATTAAAAAATTCGGGCGCCTCTCAAAAGCAAGCCACATTTTTATTGTTTGATTGCGACCACTTCAAAGCAATCAATGACACCTACGGACATCAGATTGGTGATCTGGTTATCCAGGGAATTGCCAAAACCCTGCAAGCCGCTTTACGAACCGGTGATCGGCTATACCGGTTGGGGGGAGACGAATTTGCCACGATTCTGTTTAACACGGATATTGCTGCTGCTGAAAAGATTGCTCAACGCTGTTTTGCTTTCATCGCTGAATTTGATTTTACTGAGTTGGGCATCCACGAACCTGTCAAAATCAGTATTGGCATGGCGTACGAAAAAGATCTATCAGTTGATGACCTGTCTGTTCTCCACAAGCAGGCAGACCTGGCTATGTACCATGCCAAGCGCCCGGGTCAGAAAAACATCTCGATTTACTCTGAAGAAATGAGTCAATCGCACGAATCAGTTGTTTCCAATAAAGAAACCCATGCGGTTTATGAAGCGATAGCGTCTATTGATATGCTCCAGATGCATTATCAAATGATTGCTCGTTTACCAGCCGAAAATTGCGATTATTACGAAGCTTTGGTGCGCATTCAGGACAAAGGGATTCTCATTATGCCTTCAGGTATATTCCCGGTTGTTGAAAGACGGCGTCTTGAAGTTGAATTCGATCTGGCCATTCTGGAACGTATTCGTCGCGACCTGGAAAACAAGGTTATCCCGTCTGGGACTGGCGTTTCAATGAACGTTTCAGGCCCAGGTATTGTTAACGAAGACGTCACGAAAAAACTCCTGGAATTTGAACCATTCTTTAAAGAGTACAAACTGGTACTGGAAGTCACTGAAACTGCCCTGATTACACAAATCACCCATGCATCGGCCAATTTAAACAAATTACGCAAAATCGGCTTTTTGATTGCACTGGATGATTTCGGCAGTGGCTATTCTTCTCTTCGATACTTATCCAATATGCCGGTAGACCTGATCAAATTCGATATTTCAATGATTCGCAGCCTGGAGCGAAATGACCGGCAAAGTATTATTGTAGAAAACCTCGCCAAGCTGCTCATTAGCGCAGGCTATAATCTTGTAGCAGAAGGAATAGAAACAAAATCATTGCTGGATAAAGTGATAGCGCTAGGTTTTACCCACGCACAAGGTTACTACCTCGGGCGGCCTCAAGCTTTTGAGCATACTACCCAACTTCTGACGAAAAACGGTTAG
- the nhaR gene encoding transcriptional activator NhaR, which produces MATLNYKHLHYFWAVAKAGSVTRASERLHLTPQTISGQLSLFEEVMGVELFNRTGRQFELTESGRMVFSYAEEIFSLGQELEQALHHQPMDRPLQVKVGVTDAVPKAVAYQLLEPAMQVPQPPRIICREGKVADLLAELALHRLDIVIADSPMPRTVDIKGFSHPLGECGLTFFATADLAKQHSGPFPKCLDGAPMLLPGEGVAVRSRLTRWFNDNQIRPRITGEFDDGALMTAFGQAGVGIFAAPSAIAEQVIRQHEVISIGSTEEVIEQFYAISVERKLTHPAVVAISRAARQEFFMTRKPGKKGAL; this is translated from the coding sequence ATGGCAACGCTAAATTACAAACATCTTCACTATTTCTGGGCGGTAGCTAAAGCGGGAAGTGTGACCCGCGCCAGCGAACGGTTGCATTTAACGCCACAAACCATCAGCGGGCAGTTGAGTCTGTTCGAGGAAGTGATGGGGGTGGAACTGTTTAATCGTACTGGCCGTCAATTCGAGCTGACTGAATCAGGACGGATGGTGTTCAGTTACGCGGAAGAAATATTTTCGCTTGGACAGGAACTAGAACAGGCATTGCATCATCAACCCATGGACAGGCCGTTGCAAGTCAAAGTGGGCGTCACAGATGCCGTGCCCAAAGCAGTTGCGTACCAATTGCTGGAACCCGCAATGCAGGTTCCTCAGCCCCCGCGTATCATTTGCCGTGAAGGAAAAGTGGCTGATCTGCTGGCAGAATTGGCGTTGCACCGACTGGATATCGTAATAGCCGATAGCCCCATGCCACGTACCGTGGATATAAAGGGATTCAGTCATCCACTTGGTGAATGTGGCCTGACTTTTTTTGCCACAGCCGATCTCGCAAAACAGCATTCTGGCCCTTTCCCTAAATGTCTGGATGGGGCGCCCATGCTTCTGCCCGGGGAAGGGGTGGCAGTCAGATCCAGGCTGACTCGCTGGTTTAACGACAACCAGATCCGTCCACGTATTACCGGTGAGTTTGATGATGGTGCTTTGATGACCGCTTTTGGCCAGGCTGGAGTGGGCATTTTCGCAGCCCCTTCGGCGATTGCGGAACAGGTGATACGGCAGCATGAAGTTATCAGTATAGGTTCGACTGAAGAAGTGATAGAGCAGTTTTATGCTATTTCTGTGGAACGTAAATTGACGCACCCGGCAGTGGTTGCAATTAGCCGTGCGGCGCGGCAAGAATTTTTTATGACTCGGAAGCCAGGGAAAAAAGGGGCGCTTTAA
- a CDS encoding Bax inhibitor-1/YccA family protein, with product MNTIHSIDQNKGMSSQASLVLSTNKMIRNTYMLLSMTLLFSALTAAAAVAMKLPHPGIIITLIGYFGLLFLTSKFRDSALGLAFVFGLTGFMGYTLGPIVSHYLGLPNGGQIVMTAMGLTGAIFLGLSGYALTSRKDFSFMGGFLMVGMVVGFLAGLGAMFFEIPALSLTVSAVFVLLMSGLILYETSNIIHGGETNYIMATVTLFVSIFNLFTSLLHLLGFMNSDD from the coding sequence ATGAACACTATTCATTCGATTGATCAGAATAAGGGTATGTCTTCACAGGCATCTCTCGTTCTTTCCACCAACAAGATGATTCGCAACACTTATATGTTGCTATCCATGACACTGCTATTCAGCGCATTAACCGCCGCAGCTGCCGTTGCGATGAAATTGCCGCACCCGGGGATTATTATCACTTTGATAGGTTATTTTGGCTTGTTATTCCTCACCTCCAAGTTTCGCGATAGCGCACTTGGGCTTGCTTTTGTTTTTGGGCTTACGGGTTTCATGGGCTACACATTGGGCCCGATTGTCAGCCATTATCTCGGTTTGCCTAACGGTGGCCAAATTGTCATGACCGCAATGGGGCTTACCGGCGCGATTTTTCTTGGGCTCTCAGGCTATGCACTAACCAGCCGCAAAGATTTCAGCTTTATGGGCGGCTTTCTGATGGTGGGTATGGTAGTCGGCTTTTTGGCTGGGCTGGGTGCGATGTTTTTTGAAATCCCTGCCTTATCGCTGACAGTTTCCGCTGTCTTCGTACTGCTGATGTCAGGGCTGATCTTGTATGAAACCAGCAATATCATTCATGGTGGTGAAACCAATTACATCATGGCAACAGTCACGCTATTTGTTTCCATCTTCAACCTGTTTACCAGCCTGCTTCACTTGCTGGGATTCATGAACAGTGATGATTAA
- a CDS encoding YqhA family protein, protein MLNYIERLFEKPLWSGRFVVVVAVVASMAAATAIFYMATVDVIYLVGHMLHYADPALTEDARKLLHDQTITHVVEVVDGYLLATFMLIFALGMYELFVSDIDDAHGSKTSSKILVIESLDDLKARLAKVILMILIVTLFEEALNMKVTSPLDLLYLGGAIALIGASLFLTHKAEDHGKEH, encoded by the coding sequence ATGTTGAATTACATAGAAAGACTGTTTGAGAAACCCCTCTGGAGTGGACGCTTTGTCGTTGTGGTAGCAGTGGTAGCCAGTATGGCTGCCGCTACAGCCATCTTCTACATGGCCACTGTAGATGTAATCTATCTGGTTGGCCATATGCTGCATTACGCAGACCCGGCCCTGACAGAGGACGCGCGAAAACTGTTGCATGACCAGACTATCACGCACGTAGTGGAAGTGGTAGACGGTTATTTGCTTGCCACTTTCATGCTGATTTTTGCGCTCGGCATGTATGAATTGTTCGTCAGTGATATCGACGATGCCCATGGCAGCAAGACATCCAGCAAAATTCTGGTAATTGAAAGTCTGGATGACCTCAAAGCACGGCTGGCCAAGGTGATTTTGATGATTCTGATCGTCACCTTGTTTGAGGAAGCATTAAACATGAAGGTCACTTCACCGCTGGATCTATTATATCTCGGTGGTGCCATTGCCCTGATTGGTGCATCACTGTTTTTGACTCACAAAGCTGAAGATCATGGGAAAGAACATTAA
- the htpX gene encoding protease HtpX has translation MNRIILFLATNMAIVLVLSVTMRILGVEPYLTSSGLNLTSLLIFAAIMGMGGSFISLAISKWTAKRSTGARVIETPETPGEKWLVETVQRQAKAAGIGMPEVAIFDSPDVNAFATGMNKNNALVAVSTGLLQAMTKDEAEAVLGHEISHVANGDMVTLALIQGVVNTFVMFLSRVIGYLVDKVIFKTERGTGPAFFVTMIIAEMVLGVLASIIVMWFSRKREFRADFGGATLAGKGAMIAALERLNSLHPQPLPEKMAAFGIAGGGASGFKRLFMTHPPLEERIAALKSGQ, from the coding sequence ATGAACCGCATTATTCTGTTTCTGGCCACCAATATGGCCATTGTTCTTGTGCTCTCCGTCACTATGCGGATTTTGGGCGTAGAGCCATACCTTACTTCGTCGGGGCTGAATCTCACTTCGTTGCTGATTTTCGCCGCCATTATGGGTATGGGAGGCTCATTCATTTCCCTCGCCATATCAAAGTGGACTGCCAAACGCTCTACCGGCGCAAGGGTGATTGAAACACCAGAAACTCCCGGAGAGAAATGGCTGGTCGAAACAGTGCAGCGTCAGGCTAAGGCAGCTGGTATCGGCATGCCGGAAGTAGCGATTTTTGACTCTCCTGATGTCAATGCTTTTGCCACCGGAATGAACAAGAACAATGCACTTGTGGCTGTTTCAACGGGACTGCTGCAAGCCATGACAAAAGACGAGGCAGAAGCGGTACTGGGCCACGAAATTTCTCACGTTGCTAACGGTGATATGGTGACACTGGCGTTGATTCAAGGTGTAGTGAACACTTTTGTCATGTTCTTGTCCCGTGTCATTGGTTACCTAGTGGACAAAGTGATATTTAAAACAGAGCGCGGCACAGGTCCGGCATTTTTCGTTACCATGATCATCGCTGAAATGGTGCTTGGCGTTCTGGCTTCAATCATCGTCATGTGGTTTTCTCGCAAGCGAGAATTCAGGGCCGATTTTGGGGGAGCAACACTGGCAGGGAAAGGGGCCATGATAGCGGCACTGGAACGATTAAATTCGTTGCATCCACAACCATTGCCTGAAAAAATGGCGGCCTTCGGTATTGCAGGCGGGGGGGCAAGTGGATTCAAGCGTCTTTTCATGACTCACCCGCCTCTGGAAGAGCGTATTGCTGCGCTAAAATCAGGCCAATAA
- a CDS encoding YkvA family protein: MRAKLAALAQAFKRELAVYRCALSHPHTPLAARLLLGAAVGYALLPFDLIPDFLPIIGQLDDLIIVPGLVWLALRLIPPSVIEECRAKIADSHPHNKDLTNI, translated from the coding sequence GTGCGTGCAAAGCTGGCAGCGTTAGCCCAGGCGTTCAAACGAGAGTTAGCCGTCTATCGGTGCGCCCTTTCCCATCCGCACACGCCACTTGCTGCCCGCCTGCTGCTTGGTGCAGCGGTGGGCTATGCTCTGTTGCCATTTGATCTCATTCCGGACTTTTTACCCATTATTGGCCAACTTGATGACCTGATTATCGTTCCGGGTCTGGTCTGGCTGGCGCTGCGACTGATACCACCTTCAGTTATTGAAGAATGCCGGGCAAAAATTGCTGATTCACACCCTCACAATAAAGATCTAACAAACATATGA
- a CDS encoding TerC family protein: MNNTAVSIGEPWMWASFIGFVLVMLALDLFVFGGRKAHKVSVKEAATWSLVWVSMALLFNAGLWWYLNGTFGQEIADRKALEFFTGYLIEKSLSIDNVFVFLLIFSAFHVSAEFQRRVLIYGVLGAIVLRAIMILAGAWLVREFSWVLYLFGFFLVFTGLRMLVMAEKEPDLTHNPVLKFARKHLRISDDYHGEKFSIMKDGVRYFTPLFLVLILIEVSDLVFAVDSIPAIFAITTDPFIVFTSNIFAIMGLRALYFLLADVADRFHLLKYGLAMVLTFIGTKMLIAPWYHVPVAASLAIVAVLIGASVIASLIATRKENH; this comes from the coding sequence ATGAATAACACAGCTGTTTCTATCGGTGAGCCCTGGATGTGGGCGAGTTTTATCGGTTTTGTACTGGTAATGCTCGCGCTGGATTTGTTCGTGTTTGGTGGCAGGAAGGCGCATAAGGTCAGTGTCAAGGAGGCTGCAACCTGGTCACTGGTATGGGTCAGTATGGCGCTCCTGTTTAATGCAGGCCTTTGGTGGTATCTCAATGGTACGTTCGGACAAGAAATTGCTGATCGTAAAGCGCTGGAATTTTTCACCGGTTACCTGATTGAAAAATCCCTGTCGATAGATAATGTTTTTGTCTTCCTGCTGATTTTCTCAGCTTTCCATGTTTCTGCTGAATTCCAGCGCCGGGTACTGATTTATGGCGTGCTTGGGGCTATCGTCCTGCGCGCAATCATGATTCTGGCTGGCGCATGGCTGGTGCGTGAATTCAGCTGGGTGCTCTACCTCTTTGGCTTTTTTCTGGTATTTACCGGCTTACGCATGTTGGTTATGGCAGAAAAAGAACCTGATCTCACTCACAACCCGGTACTCAAGTTCGCGCGCAAACATTTGCGAATTTCCGATGATTATCATGGCGAAAAATTTTCCATTATGAAAGACGGAGTTCGTTACTTCACGCCACTCTTTCTGGTGCTGATTCTCATTGAAGTCTCTGATCTGGTATTCGCGGTAGATTCCATCCCGGCAATCTTCGCCATCACCACAGACCCATTCATTGTGTTTACCTCAAACATCTTCGCTATCATGGGCTTGCGAGCGCTGTACTTCCTGCTCGCGGACGTCGCAGACCGTTTCCATTTATTGAAATACGGTTTGGCCATGGTGCTCACCTTCATTGGTACAAAGATGCTCATTGCCCCCTGGTACCATGTACCCGTTGCCGCCTCGCTGGCCATCGTCGCCGTTTTAATCGGGGCTAGCGTTATTGCGAGCTTAATTGCCACCCGTAAGGAGAACCATTGA
- a CDS encoding rhodanese-like domain-containing protein yields MLTRLLGILLLTFSLGACSEPPYTSIDNAQLKTLIAQGIPLYDIRRPEEWMQTNVVEGSHKLTYVDASGRMNPAFLGRFTAEVNKNDPVILICRTGSRTRSLAHELTDMGYTKIYNVRNGITNWISEGNPVVKN; encoded by the coding sequence ATGCTGACACGACTATTAGGAATTCTGTTGCTCACATTTTCCCTTGGGGCATGTTCCGAACCGCCTTATACCAGCATCGACAATGCGCAATTGAAAACGTTGATCGCGCAGGGAATTCCTTTATATGACATCCGCCGCCCAGAAGAATGGATGCAAACAAACGTAGTGGAAGGCAGCCATAAACTCACTTACGTTGACGCAAGCGGCAGGATGAATCCAGCGTTTCTGGGTCGATTTACAGCAGAAGTGAACAAAAACGATCCGGTTATATTGATCTGCCGTACCGGTAGCCGCACCCGATCACTGGCACATGAACTGACTGATATGGGGTATACCAAAATTTACAACGTTCGCAACGGCATTACTAACTGGATCAGTGAAGGCAATCCAGTCGTCAAAAACTAA
- a CDS encoding YqaA family protein, with translation MRIFSSFYSRAMKWSRHPRAPWYLGTLSFAESSFFPVPPDVMLAPMSLANPSKAWRFALLTTLASVAGGLLGYTIGFFAFDAIEPWLRESHYWERYQSAVDWFTQWGFWAIFIAGFSPIPYKVFTIAAGALSMALLPFTLASLIGRGARFFLVAGLMAWGGKSMEEKLHLYVDRLGWATVALVVIGVIGYKWAGV, from the coding sequence ATGCGCATATTTTCTTCATTTTACAGCCGTGCAATGAAATGGTCTCGGCATCCACGCGCCCCGTGGTATCTTGGGACATTAAGCTTCGCAGAATCATCTTTCTTTCCCGTACCGCCAGATGTCATGCTCGCTCCAATGAGCCTCGCCAATCCTTCAAAGGCCTGGCGCTTCGCATTGCTCACTACGCTGGCATCCGTGGCAGGCGGCCTATTAGGTTACACCATCGGCTTTTTTGCCTTCGACGCCATAGAACCATGGCTACGCGAATCTCATTACTGGGAACGGTATCAGTCGGCAGTAGACTGGTTTACCCAGTGGGGTTTCTGGGCAATCTTCATCGCTGGTTTTTCGCCCATACCCTACAAAGTGTTCACTATTGCAGCCGGTGCCCTGTCGATGGCATTACTGCCCTTTACACTGGCCTCACTGATAGGGCGCGGAGCACGCTTTTTTCTGGTTGCCGGACTGATGGCATGGGGAGGAAAAAGTATGGAGGAAAAGTTACACCTCTATGTAGACCGTCTGGGCTGGGCGACTGTCGCGCTGGTAGTCATCGGCGTAATCGGCTACAAATGGGCAGGTGTGTAA
- a CDS encoding secretin N-terminal domain-containing protein — translation MRLIKSCLWPFLFLTLFSPVSLSYADQTVLEIIPLKHRTVDQVLPILQPFVEKQGAINGMNNQLIIRATPANLSQIKEILNQIDTVQRKLLITVKQSTQRDIEGKEAEVSGRLGVGDNARVVVGSTRSRDGGSIEVGRGGDVARARVYSSQRQEDSANTQQLQVLEGGQAFIRMGTSVPVPERTVVRNGQTVTVIQGTSYRDVTSGFYVRPRIQGNRVTLEISPQNNTVDSRGRINIQQAQTEVSGRIGEWMEIGGINQERSVNESGIAYSTNETGQDQRRILLKVEELK, via the coding sequence GTGAGGCTTATAAAATCATGCTTATGGCCATTTCTGTTTTTGACATTATTTTCCCCTGTTTCATTAAGCTACGCTGACCAAACTGTGCTTGAAATTATTCCTCTAAAACACAGAACTGTGGATCAGGTGTTGCCGATTCTTCAGCCATTTGTTGAAAAGCAGGGAGCAATTAATGGGATGAATAATCAACTGATTATCCGCGCTACGCCTGCCAATCTGAGCCAAATAAAGGAAATTCTGAATCAGATTGATACAGTTCAGCGAAAGCTGCTGATCACGGTGAAGCAGAGTACGCAGCGTGATATAGAAGGTAAGGAAGCCGAGGTTTCAGGGCGTTTGGGTGTGGGTGACAATGCCAGGGTTGTGGTGGGAAGCACCAGAAGCAGGGATGGCGGGTCTATTGAAGTAGGGCGCGGTGGTGATGTTGCCCGTGCCCGCGTATATAGCTCACAAAGGCAGGAAGATTCTGCAAACACCCAGCAGTTGCAAGTGCTTGAAGGAGGACAAGCTTTTATTCGTATGGGTACTTCCGTGCCTGTACCGGAAAGAACTGTGGTGAGAAACGGGCAGACTGTTACCGTAATACAGGGTACTTCTTACCGGGATGTGACCAGTGGGTTTTATGTGAGGCCGAGAATTCAGGGGAATCGAGTGACGCTGGAAATTTCTCCTCAGAATAATACGGTAGACAGCCGGGGGCGCATCAACATTCAACAAGCCCAGACTGAGGTTTCTGGCCGGATTGGGGAATGGATGGAAATTGGCGGAATTAATCAGGAACGTTCTGTAAACGAATCTGGCATTGCTTATTCTACCAATGAAACCGGGCAGGATCAGCGCCGGATATTGCTTAAAGTGGAAGAGTTAAAGTAA
- a CDS encoding DODA-type extradiol aromatic ring-opening family dioxygenase, translating into MINKTSETLSPVLYLPHGGGPLPLLGDERHAELVNFLKEIATRISEPSAILVISAHWEAEQPTITSGSHPELIYDYFGFPAESYEIQYPAPGNPPLAHEVLELIQRSGVSAILDDRRGFDHGLFVPLKLMYPNANIPCIQLSLLNHLDPLQHIAMGKSLAALRKNNVLIIGSGMSFHNMRAFFSSDTNSNKESELFNDWLIETCASQTIPTEEREQRLIEWEKAPSARFCHSREEHLLPLHVCFGIACAETPIAEVVFNQGVMGKRVAGLLWK; encoded by the coding sequence ATGATTAACAAAACATCTGAAACGCTTTCACCTGTTTTATATCTTCCCCATGGTGGGGGTCCCCTGCCCTTGCTTGGCGATGAAAGACATGCGGAGTTGGTGAATTTTCTGAAGGAAATTGCAACCAGAATTAGCGAACCTTCAGCGATTTTGGTGATCAGTGCTCACTGGGAAGCAGAGCAGCCGACGATAACGAGTGGCAGCCATCCAGAGCTAATCTATGATTACTTTGGATTTCCTGCGGAATCTTATGAAATACAATATCCTGCTCCAGGTAACCCGCCACTGGCTCACGAAGTACTTGAACTGATACAACGCAGCGGTGTATCAGCAATACTTGATGATCGGCGTGGTTTTGACCATGGATTGTTTGTGCCACTTAAGCTGATGTATCCGAATGCGAATATTCCTTGCATCCAGCTATCATTACTGAATCATTTAGACCCATTGCAACATATTGCAATGGGAAAATCTTTGGCTGCTTTACGTAAAAATAATGTGCTGATTATTGGGTCAGGTATGTCGTTCCATAATATGCGGGCATTTTTTTCATCGGACACCAACAGTAACAAAGAAAGCGAATTATTTAATGACTGGCTGATCGAAACCTGCGCAAGTCAGACGATTCCAACTGAAGAACGTGAGCAGAGACTGATTGAGTGGGAAAAGGCACCGTCTGCAAGATTTTGTCACTCTAGAGAAGAGCATCTTTTGCCTTTACATGTTTGCTTTGGCATCGCATGCGCTGAAACACCCATAGCCGAAGTGGTATTCAATCAGGGAGTCATGGGGAAAAGAGTAGCGGGCTTGCTGTGGAAATAG